The sequence GTCCACCGGGAATTTGCCGACGAGATCGCTTCCGGCGTGCTTCTGGTCGATGGACCGGAGATTGCCACAATCCCCTCCATGTCCTTTCGCACGATGCTGCCGGACCTCGAAGAAGCAAGGCCGTTTATCAAATTGCCGGTCGCCATCTGGATGACGAGCGAAATGCGGACCTTGCAGGCGAAGTCCATTCACATGGGGCCGAGGCTCAGCACCCTGATCTCCGATATTCTCGCTGCAGATCAAGCCCTTGGCAGCGAACTGGAGTTCTTCCGCGAAGAGTTGGGTGCGATCCTCCATCATCCCGACACAGGCGATGAACATCCCGGCCGTTTCCTCTCGGTCGTCTATCGCGAAGTGGACGCCATCTCGCGCAAAGACGGGTTGATGCCCGTCACGGTGGCCGCCTTGTTGGCCGCAAGTCCCGTCGACGGCCGACCGCTGATCTGCGAACTGGTCGCACGCTTGGGCGATGATCGGCCAGCGGCCGCAGAGTTTTTTCGCAATTATGTCGAGGTCGTTCTTAGGCCAACGATCGCCATGTATCTTTTATATGGCATCGCCTTCGAAGCTCACCAGCAGAACAGTACCGTACTCTTGGATCCGTCAGGACGCCCGCAGCGGTTGCTCATTCGCGACTTCGGTGATGGCCGGAGCTTCGCCCCCCTGTTCGAGGCGCGAGGATATTCGCTAAAGCCATTCAGCCGCGCGGGGATCTTGCCGACCACCTTCAATGACGACATCGCTCTTGTTCGGTCGTTCGTTATCGATGCGTGCTTCGTTTGCCACCTTCACGAAGTGGCGCTTTGCCTGAACGAACACTTCGGCCTCAGCGAGGCATGGTCGATCCTGAGGCAGAAGACTGAAGAAGCGTTTGATCGGGTACGACCCCGCGTTCTGTCCGACGAACTTTGGCTGGAAGAGCGAAAGGCGTTTCTCGATCGCCCCTGGCCGACCCGTTCTGTCTTGCGTATGCATCTTGAGCGATATCGCAATTATCGTCTGGAGCATGAACTGCCAAACCCGCTGACTGAGACGCCATGACGGGGACTATTGCGGTTGTCCGAGGCTTCGGGCCGGTCTTCGCTATTCTCTTTGGCCTGCAGTTCATCTCCATGGGGGCCATGGAGATGAGCGGCCCATTCTGGCCATTGCGCATCGAGGAATTGTCCTCCTCTGGCGGCATATTCGCGTTGGCCGGAATCGGGGTCTATGTGTGCCCGATGGTTGGGGTGTCTCTTACAAGCGCGCTGTGGGGACGGATGGGTGACCGCTACGGCAACCGCCTGATGATGGTCAGAGCGCTTGCCGGCCTTGCGCTCATCCAGATCCTCGTTTCCTTCGCTCAGGATGTCTGGATGATCCTGCTCCTGCGGTTTCTGCAGGGATGTTGCGCTGGCTATATCGCCCCGGCCCAGGCCTATGGCATCCAGATTACAGGCGGCCGTAACCGAGGGGTGCTTCTGACCTGGCTTCAGGTGGCGACCAATGTCGGTTCGCTTGGTGGAGCATTTCTCGGCGGACTCATCTTGGACGCCTCGTCCTTTGCGACGATCAACCTGACGGCCGGTTTCATCTGTGCTGTGTGCGCCGCCGCTGCCTGGGCGATCTTGCCTCGGCCTGCGGCAGAAACGAGCGGAGACGGTGGGGGGCAGGTTCGCCAAAATCAAGCATTCAAGGGGAAAGCTACCGCACCTGTCTGGGGCCTATTGGCACTGACGGGAATGATGCTTGCCAGCCGAATGGTCTTGCAGGTGCCATTCGCGCTGTACATGGCAGAGGTCTTTCGAGCTCCTCATTGGGTCACTGGCTTCAGCTATGGCCTTCTGGCGCTCGGCTTTGTCGTGGCGGCTCCGCTCTGGGCGCAATTTTTCAACGACCGTCCGGCAAGTTACATCCTTGGTTGGATGATCCTAATTGCCGGTGGATGCGCCTTGCTTACCATTCTTGCCGGCCTGACCCGTTCCGTCGAATATTTCTCTCTGATTTATCTGTTCTGGGGCGGTCTATTGGGCGGTACGACACCCATCCTCGTGGCCCTCATGTCCGCAGCCACGGCTGATGGTCGTCAGGGTTCGGTGCTCGGCACTGCCCAGTCCTGGCAGCAGATTGGATCTGTGGCAGGGATAGCCACCGGCGCGGGCACTACCCAGATATTCGGACTTACAAGCGTTTTCCCTCTCGCGTCGCTGCTTTATGCGGCATCCCTCTTTACTGCCGTCGGCCTGTGGTTCCTTGCACGCTCGCGCCTACCTATTGGAGATTCCTTGTGACATGCCTTCGTCTCTACGCGTTTGCGATAATCCTGTTGTTGGCGCCATTTGCTGCTCTTTCTGCTCGCGCCGAAAATGATGCGATTGCGCAAACGACTGTTACCGTCAAGGATATTGCCGGGCGGGATGTGCAAGTTAAGGTGCCCGTCTCCCGGATGCTGCTCGGAGAAGGCAGGCAACTCTATCTGGTCGCATCGCTCGACAGAGAAGATCCGCTGCAACGCATCGTCGCATGGCGCAACGATCTGATCGAAGCCGATCCCGCGACCTACAAGCAATATCTCGACAAATTCCCCGCGCTTGCGAAATTGCCGACCTTCAAGGGAAATGAAGGAAGTCTGATCGATATCGAATCCGCGATCGTAAAGAAACCCGACGTAGTTCTCCTCAACCTCGAAGCCAAACAGGCCAATGAAGACGCCCAGTATATCGAGAAACTCGCATCCCTTGACATACCAGTCCTCTATATCGATTTCAGGCACTCTCCGCTTCAGAACACGGACCCCACCATCCGCCTGCTCGGCAAGATCATGGGGCGCGAGCAGCGAGCCGAAGACGTCATCGCATTCCGCAAACAGGCGATCGCTCGGGTCGAGGACGTGGTTGCAAAGACAAAGCCGGACCGCCCGAAGGTTTTCATCGAGCGCATCGGCGGATACACGGAGGACTGCTGCCTTTCATTCGGCGCTGAGAATTTCGGCAAATATGTCGATCTGGCCGGCGGACACAATATTGGCAGGGATTTTCTGCCTTCGACATTCGGACAGCTTAGTCCCGAACAGGTGGTCGTCTCCAATCCCGATCATGTCATTGTCACCAGCGCCGATTGGCAGGCCTATGTGCCTGGCGGCCGCTGGATTCCGGTCGGCCCGAATGCAGACCTGGATGCTTCGCGGAAGAAGCTCGAGTGGTATACGATGCGGGATGCCTATGCCGGAACAACGGCGCAGACGAAGCGCAATTTCCACTCCATCTGGCACCAGTTTTACAACAGCCCCTATGAATTTATCGCAGTCCAATGGATCGCAAAGTGGCTCCATCCCGATCTCTTCACCGATCTCGACCCGGACAAGACGTTTGCTGAATATCACAAGCGCTTTCTGCCGATCGCCTATCAGCCCGGCTACGCCGTCAGCTTGGATGCCCAAGAGCAATGACCGAGACCCAGACAGCCATGGGCCACGCTAATGCGGTCGACCGCTAGCGACTGGCAAATCTCAGAAAACATCTTGTGCTTTGTCTGCTGCTTGCAGCGGCAGTCCTTGTGTTTCTCGCCGATATTGCCACCGGCCCAGCCTGGTACGGGCTGGACGATGTGTTGAAGACCGTGTTGATGCCTGCGGATGCGCAAGCCCAGATGCGCGTCGTGATCTGGTCCATCCGTATGCCGTCAGCCCTTATGGCTGTTGCCGTCGAAATGGCATTGGCGACCGCCGGCGTTCAGATGCAGACGGTGCTCAACAATCCGCTCGCGAGCCCTTTTACTCTTGGGATTTCGTCGGCAGCAAGCTTCGGCGCGGCTTTGGCTCTAGCGTTCGGCCTGTCCTTCATTCCGGTTGCCGGTGTTCGTCGCCTTCGCCTGGAAACGCTCGTGCTCATATCGCTCCTGTCGTCCATTCCGGCCGCATTCCTCGGAACGATCGGCTTTGTCGGACTTGTGGCGCCACACATCGCAAGAATGCTTGTGGGTGAGGATCAGCGGCGCTTGCTTCCTGCCAGTGCCATGATCGGAGCTCTGATCATGTCATCCAGTTCCACGGTGGCGAAAGTTCTCGTGCCAGGCGCGGTTTTACCGATCGGCGTCATCACCGCCGTCACAGGCCTGCCGCTTCTTTTATCTTATCCTGAAGGGAGGGCGGGAAACATGGTAGTACTCAGCACAAATTCGCTAGGGGCGGTACGGCGCGCGATCTGTCCTCAGTGAGGTATCATTGCCTCCATGCCACGGAGCAAAAATCATCGCGCTTATCGGAGCCAACGCGGCCGGCAAGTCAACGCTTCTGCATCGCATAGCCGGCATCCTTCGCGGTGCGGGAGAATGTCGGCTGGCGGGCGTTGACGATTGCGAAACGGCGATCGCCTACATGCCGCAGGATCAGGTGAGCGCAGCTGCTTTGACCGTCTTCGAAGCCGTGCTTTTGGCGCGCAAGCAGACCAGTGGCTGGAAGCTGGCTGATGCACATCTCCATGAGGTCCGAGCATTGGCGGCCTTGCAAATCGCAAATCTTGCCTCCGATATGTTTCGGAGTTGAGTGGCGGTCAGCGCCAGCTCGTCGCGCTTGCGCAATGCGTTGTCCGCACTCCGACAGTGCTGCTTCTCGATGAGCCGACGAGTGCCCTTGATCTCCATCGTCAGTTCGACGTGATGAGGCATGTCAGGTCGCTGGCAAAGGAAAAGGGACTGCTCGTCGTCATCGCGGTGCATGACCTGAACCTTGCGATGAAGTTTGCCGACAAGATCGCTACTCTTGCGAATGGAACGCTGCACGCTTTCGGCCCGGTCACCGAATTGCTGACGCCAGAAAACCTCGAGACGGCTTTTCGTGTGAAAAGCCGTCTCGAGACATGTTCTCAAGGCGAGCTTCACCTGATCGTCGATGATGCCGTTTGAAGCCTGCCTTAACCAACGGTGTCAACAACTTCAGAAGTCTGTGGTCATCGATACTTTGAAGGTCCGCGGCGCACCCTGGGCGATGGTGCTGAAGCTTGCGACCCCAGACCAGTAATCCTTATCGAAGACGTTTTCGACGGAGGCCCGGAAGGTGACGGGCCTAGTTTCGATCTCCGTCTTGTAGCGCGCGCCGAGGTCAAACCGCGTCCAGGAAGGGATCTTCAACGTGTTCGTCGTATTGATGTATTGCTCGCCGGTATGAATGACTTTGGCCGTCAGCGTCAGGCCTTCGAGGAAAGAGGCGTCCCATTCCGCCCCGATGTTCGCCTGGATTTTTGGTACGCCGATCGGGCGTTTGCCGTGGATCGCAGCGCTCGACGTATTCGTCAGTTCGCCATCCATCAGCACCAAGCCGCCAAGCAGGCGCAGATCGTCCGTGACCTCGCCAAACAGGTTGAACTCAATGCCGCGGTTGCGCTGTTCCCCGCCAGCGGTAAAGAGCTGGCCGCTGCCGCTTGGCTCCAACTGGCCGAAGGGCTTCTCGATCTGGAATGCGCTGACGGTCATGGCAATCTGTCCGAGGTCGATTTTGGTACCGATCTCGTATTGTGTCGTCTTGTATGGAGCGAGCGTTTCGCCCGCATTGATGGCTGTCGTGGGAGCAGTATCGCCGATGCTCAGACCCTGCGCGTAATTGGCATAGAAGGAAACCTCCTCCCAGGGGCGGACGACGAGGCCAACAAGCGGCGTAAGGGCGTCCTCATCCGAAGACGACGAAACCGCACCCGTTGCTGTATTGAAGTTCTTCGAGTCGATTTGCTGGAAGCGGCCACCAAGAATGAGCTGCACGCGCTCGTCGAGCATCGACAAAGTGTCCGACAGGCCGACGCCGGAAAGCCTGGCCTCCGAGACCTTCGGCACTGAACTCGGATCGGCGACGAACTGTTCGATACGACGGACAGGGTCGTAGATATTGCTGAGCTGGGCAGTGCCTGAAACGATCGCACGATCGAGGCTCTGGTGGAGATAGCTCGCCTGCAGCGTCATCGTGTGGGAGATCGGCCCGGTGTCGAACTTGGTGCGGATACCCGTTTCTGCTGTAAGTCTGTCGACGTCGAACACGGCATTCTGTGGCGTGATGCTGACGTCGCCCGCCGAGTTCAGGATCGTGGGCAGGCCAAAAAGGCGATGCACGTGAGAATTGCCGCCACCCACGGCGCCAAACCAGGTCATATCGTCGGTCAGATCATATTCGACCCTGCCCAAGACCGAGCGGTCCGCGCTTTTCGACCATTCCCACGGCTCCTGAACATTGAGCGATCCGTCGGGTGCGCTCGGCACGATCAAACCGGTGGTTTGAAAGAAGGGACGCTGTGGGGCGTCAAAAGTTTCGCGCTGTCCGATTATGTCGAGCGTGGCTCGAAGATTGTCCCCTTGATAATCAAGAGCCAGGGCCCCAACGTAAAAGTCCCTTGTCTGATCATCAATCGGCGCGTCCCCACCGTGGACGCTGCCGTTCAATCGAATGCCGAATTGCCGCTCGTCGCCGAACCGCCGCGACATGTCGACATGCACACCGCCCTGAAAGTCGGAAGCGTAATCTGTCGTCAGCCGCGTCAAATCCTCATCGAGCGCTCGCTTCGGAACGATATTGATGGTGCCGCCGACGGCGCTGTTGGGAGAGATACCGTAAAGGAAGGCGGTCGGACCCTTTAGCACCTCCACCCGCTCCGCATAGTCGGTGAAGACCCGGTAGGTGGGGGCGATGCCGTATACGCCATCAAATGCGATTTCGCCGGCGTTGCCTTCGCCGACCGGAAAGCCGCGGATGTAGAAGGAGTCCAGCAACCCGCCGGCGGAGTGGGTGTTTCTCACAGACGGATCGTTGTCCATCACCTCGCCCACGGTCTGGGCACCCTGGTCTTCGATCGTCTGGGACGTATACCCCGTCACATTAAAGGGAGTCTCCATGAAATCCCGGTTTCCCAGGAGGCCCAATCGGGCACCCTTCGCGACCTGGCCGCCTGCATATTCTTCCGGCAGGGTTCCGATCGTGGACGTGGCTTCTTTCGTCGCGGTAATCTCTATTGGTGCCAATTGCGTGGCACTCTGTGCGTATGCGGCACCGTTTGCCACAGCGCTCATAACGACTGTGCAGCCCAACATAAACTTCATGTAAAAATCCCCTAATCAGTCGACGCCTGATCCCGTGAGCCGTGACCATCAGCACAAAATCGCTAAATAACATGATAAAAATTGTCAAGATTTATAGGGCGTATATGTGGTTGAAACCACGACACTCGAATGCCGACCGCGTCATTCCCACGTAGATCTGTGAGGCCGCTAGCTTCTAGCGCGGCATTCTGGGAAGTGTCGCCGACGAGACCGGGCCGAAAGTGCCGAAACTCGCCCCCTGATGGACAGCGCCGAACAGCACGTGCGGGGTTACATGACCTTTCATAGGCAGCACTGTACCGGCTCCATAGCACAAACCCATCGAACGCTTGAACGGCGAGAGCAAGCGCAACGATCACGCTGCCTGCAGGCATGGACACAAAGGGGTTGCCGATCGCCATGCAGCTTTACGGGCGCCGCCTTGGCGAACCTGAGCTTTTTACGGCTGCGGCTGCATTCCAACGCAGCACCACATGGCATTTGCATTGACCAATGGGGTGAACAAGCATCAGCCCGGAATGCTCCGATCGATCATGATGTCAGGCGACCGCAGGCCGGGATAGCCTGGCATCGTCCCATGAAGCCAATCCGCCGCGTCTGCGCCGGCCGCGTTGGTGGCATGCTCGCGCAGCGCAAAACGGGAAAGGTTGCCTTCGCCGGCCCATCATGGCCAACAGATGCAACATTGTTGTCCGCATCGCGCAAGCGCGCCTGCGTCATATTCCTTACGATTGCGCATTCGTCGTGCGATCCCGTTTAAGCACCGGGAGAGCTTCTTTGCGGAAAACAATGGATAGGATCAATGCTCGCTCCTGAACTGCATTTCATGACCCTTGACCAGATTTCCAACCTCATTCGAACGGGCGCGGTCACATCCCTTGCTGCGACGCAAGCGACGCTCGAGAGGATCGATCGAATAGACCCGGCACTTCGCAGTTACGTAGAGGTCTGCCGCGAACGCGCTCTGGAGCGCGCAGCGGTCGCGGACGAGGAGATTTCGAGAGGCATCTGGAAGGGGCTCCTTCACGGTGTTCCCGTTGCGGTCAAAGACCTTTGCTATAGGACCTATGCTCCAACGGCCGCTGGAACGAAGGTTCATGCCGGGTTCCTGCCGCCATAACGCGACGGTCGTCGATAGGCTCGAAACTGCCGGTGCGGTAATCCTGGGCAAATTAACGATGACTGAGGGGGCATATACCAGCCACCATCCAGACATTCCGGCATCCGCGAACCCCTGGAGCGGGGACCATTGGGTTGGATCGTCCTCGACCGGTTCGGGTGTCGCAACAGCCGCGGGGCTTTGCTACGGGTCGCTTGGCAGCGACACAGGGGGCCATTGGCCATACGCTTTCCGTCGGCTACCTGTGGCCTGACCGGACTCAAGCCGACCTGGGGCCGGGTAAGCCGGCCCGTGTTTGCGCTCGCAGATTCGCTTGATCACGTCGGTCCAATGACGCGCTCTGCGGAAGACTGCGCGGCAATATTGCAAGCCGTGGCAGGCTGGGATGCCAGCGACCCAACAAGCATCGACGCGCCCGTTCCAGACTATATGGCCGAGATCGGCAAGAGTATCCGCGATCTGGGTATCGGCATCGATCGGCGCTACGCGCTCTCGGGGATCCACGGCGAGGTCGCTTACGCGATGAGCGAGGCGATCGAGATCTTTGCTTCCCTCGAGATCGATTTCCCGGAATATGAAGAACTGGCGGCCTCCTGGATAATGATGTGCTCCATCGAGACCGCCCTGCCCATGAGGCGACCTATCCGGCACGGGCGAGCGACTATGGGCCCGATTCCGGGATGCCACTCAGCATGCAGATTGTCGCACCGAAATTGGGAGAGGCCGTTTGCGTGCCGGCCACGCGTTCCAGACAGCGACGGACTGGCACCGACGCCACCCCGCACTGGAATAGGCACGAACCGACGCGCTATTTGGCGGGAAAAGCACCCGCATTGACATAGGCTCGGCGCCCAGCGCGAAGGACTCGCGCATCGCGGAATCGCGCGGATCGTCAGGCGAGACGCGGAACAGCGGCCCATCTCGCTGGACGGCAACGAATACCGCGAGTGAGGGACGCTCTGCGGGCTTCAAGAGCGAGGCGCAGGTCCGGAACACTCTCGGCGCACTTCAGCTGGGCGCGCTGCCGTCACGAGGTGATGCGGGAAATCCACGGCATGCTGCGGGATCGGCTAGATTGGTCCGAGTGCCGAAGATCTGAACGTCTCAATGGGTTCAGTCGAAGAAGCCCGCATCCTCTTCCCTGAGATATCTCCTGGCCGCTTCGGCGTCGATATCGAGGCCTAGCCCCGGCGCTTCCAGTATGTCCACCATACTGTCCTTCACAATCTGCGACGGCAAGCCGATGACCAGGTCCTCCCACCAGGGGTCGGTGGCGCTCGGATATTCGAACGCGATGTAATTTGCAGGCAAGGTGGCGCAGACATTGATCAACGCGCCGAGGCCTAGCAGGCCGTTGGCGGTCCCGTGCGGTGCCATTAGGATCGAGTGCAAGTAGGCGTGCTCGGCGACCCATTTGAGTTCGGCGATACCGCCAACATCAGCTGGATCGGGGCCGATGACGCGCACCGCCTGCGTCTCGATCAGTTCCTTGAAATTGTGCCGCAGGTAGATCTGCTCGCCAGTGTGGATTGGCGTCGAGGTGGAGATGGTCAGTTCCCGATAGGCCTGCGGATTGACCCACGGCACGTAGTCGCCAGTCAGCATGTCCTCGAGCCACATCAAATTGTACTTCTCTACCGCGCGAGCGAACTTGATCGCATCGGGCAGCATCCAGCCCGGACCGCAGTCAAGCGCCAGGCTGACTTTGTCGCCCAGCACTTCCTTCATCGCGATCACGCAGTCGAGCATGTGATTGAAACCGCGCTCGCTGATCACGCCCTGATCCATGGCGCCGTGATAGCCGGCCTTCTTCTGCGTCACGCCGTAGTGGAAGCCCTCGACGGTATCCTTCATGTTGGAGTGAAAGGAGATCCCCTGCTTGATCATGAAGAAGTTCTGCGGCTGCTCCATCATCCATTTGACGTCGGCGGCGTAATCCTCCGGCCGGTCACCTGCGCGTTTCTGGCGGACCGAGCCGTTATAGACGCGCACCTTGTCCCGTACCTTGCCACCGAGCAGTTTGTAGGCGGGCACGCCCGCGGCCTTGCCGGCAATATCCCACAACGCATGCTCAATAGCGCTCACTGCGGCACCGTATGGCTTGAAAGAGCCGCGCTGGCGGATCTTCAGCATCACTCTTTCGACATCGGTCGGATCTTCGCCGATCAGCGCCTCGCGGAAATGAAGTACCCAGGGCTTGAGGTAGGACTTGGTGAATTCGACTTCGCCCAGGCCATAGAGGCCCTCGTCCGTGACGATGCGGACAATC is a genomic window of Rhizobium etli 8C-3 containing:
- a CDS encoding IucA/IucC family protein produces the protein MNENIVNSYAGGRDGLDPLLHQQASHNALARLVRCLLAERILNPDALLWSADGTQAWLPLWSARKVLHFADLRRLPANTMLNSGAIEIIDDRGRRRRLEAPADLVAESSSDWSVEPASDGISRLLADIENSMQNDALIRRHRREWTASLNRELAAGGNTGLIAHLRHTRPVHQAAMMLDQWGALEGHPFYPTWKSKPGLTAQEVEALSPEFGARVNLRIAALRQDWAYVEAMPHVDSYNGWFHDNYPELWDAWVKALTERGQTPADWLPLPIHSWHLDHFVHREFADEIASGVLLVDGPEIATIPSMSFRTMLPDLEEARPFIKLPVAIWMTSEMRTLQAKSIHMGPRLSTLISDILAADQALGSELEFFREELGAILHHPDTGDEHPGRFLSVVYREVDAISRKDGLMPVTVAALLAASPVDGRPLICELVARLGDDRPAAAEFFRNYVEVVLRPTIAMYLLYGIAFEAHQQNSTVLLDPSGRPQRLLIRDFGDGRSFAPLFEARGYSLKPFSRAGILPTTFNDDIALVRSFVIDACFVCHLHEVALCLNEHFGLSEAWSILRQKTEEAFDRVRPRVLSDELWLEERKAFLDRPWPTRSVLRMHLERYRNYRLEHELPNPLTETP
- a CDS encoding MFS transporter, with the protein product MTGTIAVVRGFGPVFAILFGLQFISMGAMEMSGPFWPLRIEELSSSGGIFALAGIGVYVCPMVGVSLTSALWGRMGDRYGNRLMMVRALAGLALIQILVSFAQDVWMILLLRFLQGCCAGYIAPAQAYGIQITGGRNRGVLLTWLQVATNVGSLGGAFLGGLILDASSFATINLTAGFICAVCAAAAWAILPRPAAETSGDGGGQVRQNQAFKGKATAPVWGLLALTGMMLASRMVLQVPFALYMAEVFRAPHWVTGFSYGLLALGFVVAAPLWAQFFNDRPASYILGWMILIAGGCALLTILAGLTRSVEYFSLIYLFWGGLLGGTTPILVALMSAATADGRQGSVLGTAQSWQQIGSVAGIATGAGTTQIFGLTSVFPLASLLYAASLFTAVGLWFLARSRLPIGDSL
- a CDS encoding ABC transporter substrate-binding protein, translated to MTCLRLYAFAIILLLAPFAALSARAENDAIAQTTVTVKDIAGRDVQVKVPVSRMLLGEGRQLYLVASLDREDPLQRIVAWRNDLIEADPATYKQYLDKFPALAKLPTFKGNEGSLIDIESAIVKKPDVVLLNLEAKQANEDAQYIEKLASLDIPVLYIDFRHSPLQNTDPTIRLLGKIMGREQRAEDVIAFRKQAIARVEDVVAKTKPDRPKVFIERIGGYTEDCCLSFGAENFGKYVDLAGGHNIGRDFLPSTFGQLSPEQVVVSNPDHVIVTSADWQAYVPGGRWIPVGPNADLDASRKKLEWYTMRDAYAGTTAQTKRNFHSIWHQFYNSPYEFIAVQWIAKWLHPDLFTDLDPDKTFAEYHKRFLPIAYQPGYAVSLDAQEQ
- a CDS encoding ABC transporter ATP-binding protein, with translation MPPCHGAKIIALIGANAAGKSTLLHRIAGILRGAGECRLAGVDDCETAIAYMPQDQVSAAALTVFEAVLLARKQTSGWKLADAHLHEVRALAALQIANLASDMFRS
- a CDS encoding ABC transporter ATP-binding protein — its product is MSGGQRQLVALAQCVVRTPTVLLLDEPTSALDLHRQFDVMRHVRSLAKEKGLLVVIAVHDLNLAMKFADKIATLANGTLHAFGPVTELLTPENLETAFRVKSRLETCSQGELHLIVDDAV
- a CDS encoding TonB-dependent receptor, whose protein sequence is MKFMLGCTVVMSAVANGAAYAQSATQLAPIEITATKEATSTIGTLPEEYAGGQVAKGARLGLLGNRDFMETPFNVTGYTSQTIEDQGAQTVGEVMDNDPSVRNTHSAGGLLDSFYIRGFPVGEGNAGEIAFDGVYGIAPTYRVFTDYAERVEVLKGPTAFLYGISPNSAVGGTINIVPKRALDEDLTRLTTDYASDFQGGVHVDMSRRFGDERQFGIRLNGSVHGGDAPIDDQTRDFYVGALALDYQGDNLRATLDIIGQRETFDAPQRPFFQTTGLIVPSAPDGSLNVQEPWEWSKSADRSVLGRVEYDLTDDMTWFGAVGGGNSHVHRLFGLPTILNSAGDVSITPQNAVFDVDRLTAETGIRTKFDTGPISHTMTLQASYLHQSLDRAIVSGTAQLSNIYDPVRRIEQFVADPSSVPKVSEARLSGVGLSDTLSMLDERVQLILGGRFQQIDSKNFNTATGAVSSSSDEDALTPLVGLVVRPWEEVSFYANYAQGLSIGDTAPTTAINAGETLAPYKTTQYEIGTKIDLGQIAMTVSAFQIEKPFGQLEPSGSGQLFTAGGEQRNRGIEFNLFGEVTDDLRLLGGLVLMDGELTNTSSAAIHGKRPIGVPKIQANIGAEWDASFLEGLTLTAKVIHTGEQYINTTNTLKIPSWTRFDLGARYKTEIETRPVTFRASVENVFDKDYWSGVASFSTIAQGAPRTFKVSMTTDF
- a CDS encoding amidase family protein; its protein translation is MLAPELHFMTLDQISNLIRTGAVTSLAATQATLERIDRIDPALRSYVEVCRERALERAAVADEEISRGIWKGLLHGVPVAVKDLCYRTYAPTAAGTKVHAGFLPP
- a CDS encoding amidase family protein, which gives rise to MTEGAYTSHHPDIPASANPWSGDHWVGSSSTGSGVATAAGLCYGSLGSDTGGHWPYAFRRLPVA
- a CDS encoding amidase family protein; this translates as MAIRFPSATCGLTGLKPTWGRVSRPVFALADSLDHVGPMTRSAEDCAAILQAVAGWDASDPTSIDAPVPDYMAEIGKSIRDLGIGIDRRYALSGIHGEVAYAMSEAIEIFASLEIDFPEYEELAASWIMMCSIETALPMRRPIRHGRATMGPIPGCHSACRLSHRNWERPFACRPRVPDSDGLAPTPPRTGIGTNRRAIWREKHPH
- a CDS encoding mandelate racemase/muconate lactonizing enzyme family protein, with translation MKITDLRCAVIGRHPIVRIVTDEGLYGLGEVEFTKSYLKPWVLHFREALIGEDPTDVERVMLKIRQRGSFKPYGAAVSAIEHALWDIAGKAAGVPAYKLLGGKVRDKVRVYNGSVRQKRAGDRPEDYAADVKWMMEQPQNFFMIKQGISFHSNMKDTVEGFHYGVTQKKAGYHGAMDQGVISERGFNHMLDCVIAMKEVLGDKVSLALDCGPGWMLPDAIKFARAVEKYNLMWLEDMLTGDYVPWVNPQAYRELTISTSTPIHTGEQIYLRHNFKELIETQAVRVIGPDPADVGGIAELKWVAEHAYLHSILMAPHGTANGLLGLGALINVCATLPANYIAFEYPSATDPWWEDLVIGLPSQIVKDSMVDILEAPGLGLDIDAEAARRYLREEDAGFFD